A section of the Anaerohalosphaeraceae bacterium genome encodes:
- a CDS encoding archease has translation MWEHFAHQADIGIRGIGATLEEAFAEAAYALMAVMCNPQKVRPLEPVSVSVQMDDRELLLAEWLNQILYEADTRKMFFSRFEVTISGDTLSGMLWGERMDPVRHEAAVEAKAATYQMLKVAFEDGRWIAQCVVDV, from the coding sequence ATGTGGGAGCATTTTGCCCATCAGGCGGACATCGGCATCCGGGGAATCGGGGCAACGCTTGAAGAGGCCTTTGCGGAGGCCGCGTATGCTCTGATGGCCGTCATGTGCAATCCGCAGAAGGTTCGCCCTCTGGAGCCGGTGTCGGTTTCGGTGCAGATGGACGACAGAGAGCTGCTTTTGGCTGAATGGCTCAATCAGATTTTGTATGAGGCGGATACGCGAAAGATGTTTTTTTCCCGCTTTGAGGTGACGATTTCCGGCGATACGCTCTCGGGCATGCTGTGGGGCGAGCGGATGGACCCGGTCCGGCACGAAGCGGCCGTCGAGGCCAAGGCGGCTACATATCAGATGCTGAAGGTAGCCTTCGAGGATGGGCGATGGATTGCCCAGTGTGTCGTAGATGTTTGA
- the ahcY gene encoding adenosylhomocysteinase — MDTIQNTKRKKVRPVDLTLPYQVADISLADLGRREMKLAEKEMPGLMAIRRKYGPSQPLKGLKVTGSLHMTIQTAMLIETLEILGAKVRWASCNIFSTQDHAAAAIAKAGRTAVFAWKGETLEDYWWCTEQALTWPDGGGPDMIVDDGGDATLMVIQGMRVEKDPSLLERTYDNKEFSIIMDRLAASYSQNPTKWTQIAANLRGVSEETTTGVHRLYQLQAAGDLPFAAINVNDSVTKSKFDNLYGCRESLADGIKRATGVMVAGKVVVVCGYGDVGKGCAQSMRGFGARVLITEIDPICALQAMMEGYEVTTMEEAAPIGDIFVTATGCCDVITGAHMERMKDEAIVCNIGHFDSEIQMSYLENNPKCKKQTIKPQVDKWTLESGRSIIVLAEGRLVNLGCAAGHPSFVMSNSFTNQCLAQIMLATENLKPGVYTLPKKLDEEVARLHVEALGGKITKLTPKQAAYLGVPVEGPFKPEHYRY, encoded by the coding sequence ATGGATACGATTCAAAATACAAAACGCAAAAAGGTTCGTCCGGTGGATTTGACTCTGCCGTATCAGGTGGCGGATATCTCGCTGGCGGATTTAGGAAGGCGGGAGATGAAACTGGCCGAAAAGGAAATGCCGGGTCTGATGGCTATCCGGAGGAAATACGGTCCCAGTCAGCCCCTCAAAGGCCTGAAAGTCACCGGCAGCCTTCATATGACAATCCAGACAGCGATGCTGATTGAGACGCTGGAGATTTTGGGGGCGAAGGTCCGGTGGGCTTCCTGCAATATTTTCTCTACGCAGGACCATGCCGCCGCAGCCATCGCCAAAGCTGGCCGCACGGCAGTCTTCGCCTGGAAGGGCGAGACGCTGGAGGATTACTGGTGGTGTACGGAACAGGCCCTTACCTGGCCGGACGGCGGGGGGCCGGACATGATTGTCGATGACGGCGGCGACGCTACATTGATGGTCATACAGGGTATGCGGGTGGAAAAAGACCCTTCTTTGCTCGAACGCACCTACGACAACAAGGAATTCAGCATCATCATGGACCGGCTGGCGGCCTCCTATTCGCAAAATCCAACCAAATGGACGCAGATTGCCGCCAATCTTCGAGGGGTTTCCGAGGAAACCACGACGGGGGTCCATCGGCTTTATCAGCTGCAGGCGGCGGGCGATTTGCCGTTTGCGGCGATTAACGTAAACGACTCGGTCACGAAGTCCAAGTTTGACAACCTGTACGGCTGCCGGGAATCGCTGGCGGACGGCATTAAGCGGGCTACCGGCGTGATGGTAGCCGGCAAAGTGGTTGTCGTCTGCGGCTACGGCGATGTCGGCAAGGGATGCGCCCAGTCCATGCGGGGCTTCGGGGCCCGTGTGCTGATTACGGAAATTGACCCGATTTGCGCCCTGCAGGCGATGATGGAGGGCTACGAGGTCACGACAATGGAGGAGGCCGCCCCAATCGGCGATATCTTCGTGACGGCGACCGGCTGCTGTGATGTGATTACCGGCGCTCATATGGAACGGATGAAGGATGAGGCGATTGTCTGCAATATCGGCCACTTCGACAGTGAAATCCAGATGAGTTATCTGGAGAACAACCCCAAGTGCAAAAAGCAGACGATCAAGCCGCAGGTGGACAAATGGACCCTCGAAAGCGGGCGCTCAATAATTGTGCTGGCGGAGGGGCGTTTGGTGAATCTCGGCTGTGCGGCCGGCCATCCGAGTTTTGTAATGAGCAACAGTTTCACCAATCAGTGCCTGGCCCAGATTATGCTGGCAACAGAGAATCTTAAGCCCGGCGTATATACACTGCCCAAGAAGCTGGATGAAGAGGTGGCGCGGCTTCACGTCGAGGCCCTCGGCGGCAAGATTACCAAACTGACGCCCAAACAGGCCGCCTATCTGGGAGTGCCGGTGGAAGGGCCGTTCAAACCCGAGCATTACCGCTATTGA